One segment of Terriglobia bacterium DNA contains the following:
- a CDS encoding response regulator transcription factor yields the protein MRILVVEDEVKVANALKEGFAGERYEAVVAHTGEDAFFRINTEKFDVIVLDVMLPGRDGLQILSTVRKSGVQTPVLLLTARDTLEDRVAGLNGGADDYVVKPFAFEELLARVRALVRRGRPSDTLRLGAGDLDMDLISRKVSRGGRAVELTTREFELLEYLLRHQGQVVLRDTLAREVWKEPTRGTPLNNVIDVHIARLRRKIDLDKPLKLIHTVRGVGFMLREGEP from the coding sequence ATGCGGATTCTCGTGGTTGAAGATGAGGTCAAAGTCGCGAATGCGTTGAAGGAAGGCTTCGCGGGCGAACGCTATGAAGCCGTGGTGGCGCATACGGGCGAGGACGCATTCTTCCGGATCAACACCGAAAAATTCGATGTCATCGTCCTCGATGTGATGCTGCCGGGCCGGGACGGACTTCAGATTCTGTCGACGGTCCGAAAAAGCGGTGTTCAGACTCCCGTTCTTCTTTTAACCGCGCGCGACACGCTGGAAGACCGCGTCGCCGGTTTGAACGGCGGAGCCGACGACTACGTGGTCAAGCCATTCGCTTTCGAGGAATTGCTGGCGCGGGTCCGCGCGCTCGTCCGGCGGGGCCGTCCTTCGGACACGCTGCGCCTCGGCGCCGGCGATCTCGATATGGATCTGATCTCGCGAAAGGTCAGCCGGGGCGGGCGCGCGGTGGAGCTGACGACACGGGAATTCGAGCTTCTGGAGTACCTGCTGCGGCATCAGGGGCAGGTCGTGTTGCGTGATACACTAGCCCGAGAAGTCTGGAAAGAGCCAACCCGCGGAACGCCGTTGAACAACGTTATCGATGTTCATATCGCCAGGCTGCGCCGGAAAATCGATCTCGATAAACCGCTCAAGTTGATTCACACGGTCCGGGGCGTTGGTTTCATGTTGCGGGAGGGAGAACCGTAA